Proteins from a single region of Mumia flava:
- a CDS encoding acyl-CoA desaturase: MTLLDSRSLRDLESDDSPTPPGRPEQIALGIFVAVPFVAIVAAIPIAWGGWFGPVDAALLVVFYLIGSLGVTVGMHRLFTHKSFKPNRAVKIALAVAASLAIEGPITRWVADHRKHHKFSDREGDPHSPWRYGESVGALTKGFAYAHLGWMFDAEQTPQRQYAPDLLKDRDIVWISKRFPLWVAVSLITPAVLGGLITWSWEGAVTAFFWASLVRVFLVHHVTWSINSICHTMGEAPFRSRDRSGNVWWLAIPSMGESWHNLHHADPTCARHGVLRGQVDISARLIWCLEKLGWVHDVRWPVASRIEAKRVQPTAAAAG; this comes from the coding sequence ATGACCTTGCTCGACTCCCGATCGCTGCGCGACCTCGAGTCGGACGACTCTCCGACCCCTCCCGGCCGCCCCGAGCAGATCGCTCTCGGGATCTTCGTGGCGGTCCCGTTCGTCGCGATCGTCGCGGCGATCCCGATCGCCTGGGGCGGGTGGTTCGGCCCCGTGGACGCGGCGCTGCTGGTCGTGTTCTACCTGATCGGGTCTCTCGGCGTGACGGTCGGCATGCACCGCCTGTTCACGCACAAGTCGTTCAAGCCCAACCGCGCGGTCAAGATCGCGCTGGCGGTCGCCGCGAGCCTCGCGATCGAGGGTCCGATCACGCGCTGGGTCGCCGACCACCGCAAGCACCACAAGTTCTCCGACCGCGAGGGCGACCCGCACTCGCCGTGGCGCTACGGCGAGTCCGTGGGCGCACTCACGAAGGGCTTCGCCTACGCCCACCTCGGCTGGATGTTCGACGCCGAGCAGACTCCCCAGCGCCAGTACGCTCCGGATCTCCTCAAGGATCGCGACATCGTCTGGATCTCGAAGCGGTTCCCCCTCTGGGTCGCGGTCTCGCTGATCACCCCCGCGGTGCTCGGCGGGCTCATCACGTGGTCGTGGGAGGGTGCCGTGACCGCCTTCTTCTGGGCGTCGCTGGTCCGGGTCTTCCTGGTCCACCACGTGACCTGGTCGATCAACTCGATCTGCCACACGATGGGCGAGGCGCCGTTCAGGTCACGCGACCGTTCCGGCAACGTGTGGTGGCTCGCGATCCCGTCGATGGGCGAGTCCTGGCACAACCTCCACCACGCCGACCCGACCTGCGCGCGCCACGGCGTCCTGCGCGGCCAGGTCGACATCTCCGCCCGGCTGATCTGGTGCCTCGAGAAGCTCGGCTGGGTCCATGACGTCCGTTGGCCGGTCGCGTCCCGCATCGAGGCGAAGCGCGTCCAGCCCACCGCGGCGGCTGCGGGCTAG
- a CDS encoding ArsR/SmtB family transcription factor, protein MTDQDQDRIRRLEERVSALEARLEGAGPVSGADSPPRADPSADADTSPAVPDPETFWVLDGLARRFPADGAVVFAGRLDLPGSGHVMWQYGRLADDLLADRWDELASSLGALAHPVRLRLLRAVLNGAHSTTALLSELDGGTSGQLYHHLHPLVAAGWLSSTGRGRYGVPAERVVPLLALVSAAEAPA, encoded by the coding sequence ATGACCGACCAGGACCAGGATCGGATCCGACGTCTCGAAGAACGCGTGTCGGCTCTCGAGGCGCGACTCGAGGGCGCCGGCCCCGTGTCCGGTGCCGACTCGCCGCCCCGCGCCGATCCTTCCGCCGACGCGGACACCTCTCCCGCCGTCCCCGACCCCGAGACCTTCTGGGTCCTGGACGGGCTCGCGCGCCGCTTCCCCGCCGACGGCGCGGTCGTGTTCGCCGGACGCCTCGACCTCCCCGGCAGCGGGCACGTGATGTGGCAGTACGGGCGGCTCGCGGACGACCTCCTGGCCGATCGGTGGGACGAGCTGGCGTCCTCGCTCGGGGCTCTGGCCCACCCGGTCCGGCTCCGCCTCCTGCGCGCTGTGCTGAACGGCGCCCACTCGACGACGGCCCTGCTGTCCGAGCTCGACGGCGGCACGAGCGGACAGCTGTACCACCACCTCCACCCGCTCGTCGCCGCCGGATGGCTGAGCAGCACCGGACGGGGTCGGTACGGCGTCCCGGCCGAGCGTGTCGTGCCGCTCCTCGCCCTGGTGAGCGCGGCAGAGGCACCCGCATGA
- a CDS encoding serine hydrolase domain-containing protein encodes MSRRTAIAAAVVAVSVLAGVLLGPHRPDRGEPSGDPAILAVAEPHLGPGRHAVSIALVDGDRTRFAQLGASPDTAYEIGSVTKTMTALLLADAAERGEVSLDQPVGDLLPLEGSPVAEVTPGELSSHRSGLPRVGGGVVDRIRSAIEVLRHRNPYDATPSEVVEEARGVSLDDRGTFAYSNLGPALLGQALAAAAGTDYRTLLRTRLLEPLDLTGTTVPRDAEDVDGHGLAASGRAEEPWALDGDAPAGGVRSTSEDMAAYLRAILDGEAPGTSALEPRWDADDDRIGLAWFTDSDGIVRHNGATGGYEAAVLLDPARDRGVVVLADTAVGVDEIGRAVLEEAS; translated from the coding sequence ATGAGTCGCCGTACGGCGATCGCAGCCGCAGTCGTGGCCGTCAGCGTCCTCGCCGGGGTGCTGCTCGGCCCCCACCGGCCCGACCGTGGCGAACCGAGCGGCGACCCGGCGATCCTCGCGGTGGCGGAGCCGCACCTGGGTCCCGGCCGACACGCGGTGAGCATCGCGCTGGTCGACGGGGACCGGACCCGGTTCGCGCAGCTCGGGGCGAGCCCCGACACGGCGTACGAGATCGGCTCGGTCACGAAGACCATGACCGCACTCCTGCTGGCCGACGCCGCCGAACGCGGCGAGGTGAGCCTCGACCAGCCGGTGGGCGACCTGCTCCCGCTGGAGGGATCCCCGGTCGCCGAGGTCACGCCCGGCGAGCTGTCGAGCCACCGCTCGGGCCTTCCCCGGGTCGGTGGCGGGGTCGTCGACCGGATCCGCTCGGCGATCGAGGTCCTCCGCCATCGCAACCCGTACGACGCGACGCCGTCCGAGGTCGTGGAGGAGGCCCGGGGAGTCTCGCTCGACGACCGGGGCACCTTCGCGTACTCCAACCTCGGACCGGCCCTGCTCGGCCAGGCGCTGGCGGCCGCAGCGGGGACGGACTACCGGACGCTGCTGCGCACACGGCTGCTCGAGCCGCTGGACCTCACCGGCACCACGGTCCCGCGCGACGCCGAGGATGTGGACGGGCACGGACTCGCCGCCAGCGGTCGGGCCGAGGAGCCCTGGGCGCTCGACGGCGACGCCCCGGCCGGCGGAGTCCGGTCGACGTCCGAAGACATGGCCGCGTACCTGCGCGCGATCCTCGACGGCGAGGCACCCGGGACCAGCGCGCTCGAGCCGCGCTGGGACGCGGACGACGACCGGATCGGGCTCGCCTGGTTCACCGACTCCGACGGCATCGTCCGCCACAACGGCGCGACGGGCGGATACGAGGCGGCGGTGCTCCTCGACCCCGCCCGTGACCGCGGGGTCGTCGTCCTCGCGGACACAGCGGTCGGCGTCGACGAGATCGGTCGCGCCGTGCTCGAGGAGGCGTCGTGA
- a CDS encoding TetR/AcrR family transcriptional regulator → MTAAERREQLIAIARTIFADHGVDATTVEEIAAKASVSKPVVYEHFGGKEGLYAVVVDREVQTLLGMMRDALTPGPPRLVLQQAAIALLSYIEQHSEGFRILVRDSPVGTPMGSYVSIISDIAHRVEDILGAEFKARGYDAKLAPMYAQMLVGMVGTTGQWWLNTRKPAKDVVAAHLVNLAWNGLSDLERKPQLIPEADEGA, encoded by the coding sequence ATGACGGCGGCGGAGCGCCGGGAGCAGCTGATCGCGATCGCCCGGACGATCTTCGCCGACCACGGCGTCGACGCGACGACCGTCGAGGAGATCGCTGCCAAGGCCTCCGTCTCCAAGCCCGTCGTCTACGAGCACTTCGGTGGCAAGGAAGGGCTGTACGCCGTGGTCGTCGACCGCGAGGTGCAGACGCTGCTCGGCATGATGCGCGATGCTCTCACCCCCGGACCACCCCGGCTGGTGCTCCAGCAGGCGGCGATCGCTCTCCTCAGCTACATCGAGCAGCACTCCGAAGGCTTCCGGATCCTGGTGCGCGACTCGCCGGTCGGCACGCCGATGGGCTCGTACGTGAGCATCATCAGCGACATCGCTCACCGTGTGGAGGACATCCTCGGGGCGGAGTTCAAGGCGCGCGGGTACGACGCGAAGCTCGCGCCGATGTACGCGCAGATGCTCGTCGGCATGGTCGGGACCACCGGCCAGTGGTGGTTGAACACCCGCAAGCCTGCCAAGGACGTCGTCGCCGCCCACCTCGTCAACCTCGCGTGGAACGGCCTGTCGGACCTCGAGCGCAAGCCGCAGCTGATCCCCGAGGCCGACGAGGGCGCCTGA
- a CDS encoding MarR family winged helix-turn-helix transcriptional regulator: protein MSESDEVERLIAAWQRERPDLDVSPMAVLSRVSRLSRHLDLARREAFADHELEGWEFDVLSALRRAGAPYRLSPGRLLRETLVTSGTMTNRIDRLAARGFVVRSPDPGDRRGVLVTLTDEGRRVVDDALVALLRRERDLLASLADDESDRLAALLRALLIPFDAPGV from the coding sequence GTGAGCGAGAGCGACGAGGTCGAGCGGCTGATCGCAGCCTGGCAGCGGGAACGTCCCGACCTCGACGTCAGCCCGATGGCGGTGCTCAGCCGGGTGTCGCGACTGTCGCGCCACCTCGACCTGGCCCGCCGCGAGGCGTTCGCGGACCACGAGCTCGAGGGCTGGGAGTTCGACGTCCTGTCGGCGCTGCGCCGCGCCGGCGCCCCGTACCGCCTCTCGCCCGGGCGCCTGCTGCGGGAGACCCTGGTCACCAGCGGGACCATGACGAACCGGATCGACCGTCTCGCCGCCCGTGGCTTCGTGGTCCGCTCCCCCGATCCCGGGGACCGGCGCGGGGTTCTCGTCACCCTCACCGACGAGGGCCGCCGGGTCGTCGACGACGCCCTGGTCGCGCTGCTGCGCCGCGAGCGCGACCTGCTCGCCTCCCTCGCCGACGACGAGTCCGACCGGCTCGCGGCGCTCCTGCGCGCCCTCCTGATCCCGTTCGACGCCCCCGGCGTCTGA
- a CDS encoding MMPL family transporter translates to MPKSSRSRLWVVPLLVLIAWLVVGGLTGPKAGQLSEVTENDTGAFLPSSAESTKVADVRGDFAGDTTPAVIVWESDQALGGDAPQQAADQLDAVAGVDGVTGVSPVQPSEDGQALVAYAEIEADDEEVEQVVADVRDQLDDVGDATVYVTGGAAFAADLGSAFGGIDGILLVVALVVVLLILLVVYRSPVLPFAVLLTAVLALGAASSVVYALAESGVLLLDGQAQGIMSILVVGAATDYALLLVARYREELRAFDSRYDAMRASLAESWKPIAASGGTVILALLCLLLSDLTSNRSLGPVAAIGIAGAMVAALTFLPALLLLLGRSAFWPFRPKSGTTRTEEHGVWARVAGLVSRRPRRVWVLVTLGLVVAAAFVPAFKASGVPQTELFLGEVEAVEGQAAVGRHFAAGSGDPALVVAPQEDLDQVVSTAQDVAGVARVAPVTSGGRGDVEEGQAQPAVVDGDVMVEVTLADAAYSRAAEGTVRDLRTELHAVSDDVLVGGPTAQQIDSIETAERDRALIIPVVLVVILLVLIVLLRSVLAPVLLVATTVLSFFATLGVAGLVFDHLFGWPGADPSVPLYAFVFLVALGIDYNIFLMTRVREETQKDGTRRGVLTALIVTGGVITSAGIVLAATFGALAVIPLLFLAQIAFLVPFGVLLDTLLVRTLLVPAVTYDVGARIWWPSALQRRE, encoded by the coding sequence GTGCCGAAGTCGTCGCGGTCGCGGCTGTGGGTCGTTCCGCTGCTGGTGCTCATCGCGTGGCTGGTGGTCGGCGGTCTGACGGGACCGAAGGCCGGTCAGCTCTCGGAGGTCACCGAGAACGACACGGGTGCTTTCCTGCCGTCGTCGGCCGAGTCGACGAAGGTCGCCGACGTTCGGGGCGACTTCGCGGGGGACACGACGCCGGCCGTGATCGTCTGGGAGAGCGATCAGGCGCTCGGCGGGGATGCACCGCAGCAGGCCGCGGACCAGCTCGACGCCGTCGCCGGCGTCGACGGGGTGACCGGAGTCAGCCCCGTGCAGCCGTCCGAGGACGGACAGGCCCTGGTGGCCTACGCCGAGATCGAGGCGGACGACGAGGAGGTCGAGCAGGTCGTCGCCGACGTCCGCGACCAGCTGGACGACGTCGGGGACGCGACGGTGTACGTCACGGGCGGTGCGGCGTTCGCCGCCGACCTCGGTTCGGCCTTCGGCGGTATCGACGGGATCCTGCTGGTGGTCGCGCTCGTCGTGGTGCTCCTGATCCTGCTCGTCGTCTACCGCAGTCCCGTCCTCCCGTTCGCCGTCCTGCTCACCGCCGTGCTCGCGCTCGGAGCAGCGTCGTCGGTCGTCTACGCGCTGGCCGAGTCCGGCGTCCTGCTGCTGGACGGCCAGGCGCAGGGGATCATGTCGATCCTCGTCGTCGGGGCCGCGACGGACTACGCCCTGCTCCTCGTCGCCCGCTACCGCGAGGAGCTGCGTGCGTTCGACAGCCGCTACGACGCGATGCGCGCGTCGCTCGCCGAGTCCTGGAAGCCGATCGCAGCGTCCGGCGGGACGGTGATCCTGGCGCTGCTGTGCCTCCTGCTGTCCGACCTGACGTCGAACCGCAGCCTGGGACCCGTGGCCGCGATCGGAATCGCCGGCGCGATGGTGGCGGCCCTGACCTTCCTGCCCGCGCTGCTGCTCCTGCTGGGGCGCAGCGCGTTCTGGCCGTTCCGCCCGAAGTCCGGCACCACCCGCACGGAGGAGCACGGGGTGTGGGCACGGGTCGCCGGCCTCGTGTCGCGCCGCCCACGCCGGGTCTGGGTGCTGGTGACCCTCGGCCTGGTCGTCGCGGCCGCCTTCGTCCCGGCGTTCAAGGCCTCGGGTGTCCCGCAGACCGAGCTGTTCCTCGGGGAGGTGGAGGCGGTCGAGGGCCAGGCTGCGGTGGGTCGGCACTTCGCAGCCGGCTCCGGCGACCCCGCCCTCGTGGTCGCGCCGCAGGAGGACCTCGACCAGGTCGTCTCGACGGCCCAGGATGTCGCCGGCGTTGCCCGGGTGGCGCCCGTCACGTCCGGCGGACGCGGAGACGTCGAGGAGGGGCAGGCGCAGCCGGCAGTCGTCGACGGCGACGTGATGGTGGAGGTGACGCTCGCCGACGCCGCGTACAGCCGAGCAGCCGAGGGCACGGTGCGCGATCTGCGTACGGAGCTGCACGCCGTGTCCGACGACGTGCTCGTCGGCGGCCCCACCGCCCAGCAGATCGACAGCATCGAGACGGCCGAGCGGGACCGGGCGCTGATCATCCCGGTCGTGCTGGTCGTGATCCTGCTGGTGCTGATCGTGCTGCTCCGCAGCGTCCTCGCCCCCGTCCTGCTCGTGGCGACCACGGTGCTGAGCTTCTTCGCCACCCTCGGCGTCGCGGGTCTGGTCTTCGACCACCTCTTCGGCTGGCCGGGGGCCGATCCGTCGGTGCCGCTGTACGCCTTCGTCTTCCTGGTGGCGCTCGGGATCGACTACAACATCTTCCTGATGACCCGGGTCCGTGAGGAGACCCAGAAGGACGGGACCCGGCGCGGCGTCCTGACCGCCCTGATCGTGACCGGCGGAGTGATCACCTCCGCGGGGATCGTCCTGGCGGCGACGTTCGGTGCTCTCGCGGTCATCCCGCTGCTGTTCCTGGCGCAGATCGCGTTCCTGGTGCCGTTCGGCGTGCTGCTCGACACCCTGCTCGTACGGACGTTGCTCGTCCCCGCCGTCACCTACGACGTCGGCGCGAGGATCTGGTGGCCGTCGGCGCTCCAGCGGCGCGAGTGA
- a CDS encoding ATP-binding cassette domain-containing protein, protein MTPPQNLVNLDAVDKAHGTRTLLDGVSLGVGAQDRIGIVGRNGGGKTTLLRVLARIEPADAGRVTHTRGLEVGFLHQSDVLHDTHTVREAVLGGKADHEWAADATTREIVTVLLEGMSLDRVIEGMSGGERRRASLARLLLGQHDLLVLDEPTNHLDIDAIAWLARHLVRRDSAVVVVTHDRWFLDEVVNHTWEVHDGQVDAYDGGYAAYVLARAERDRQATATETRRRNLVRKELAWLRRGAPARTSKPRFRVDAANALIADEPAPRDRLALEQFATQRLGRDVLDLEDVSLTRGDAEILDRVTWRLGPGDRVGLVGPNGTGKTSVMRLLAGEVAPDAGRVKRGRTIAVASLSQGLEELDPTERVLEAVSAPELRATSLLEGFGFTGDLLTARIGDLSGGERRRLQVLRLLASEPNVLLLDEPTNDLDIDTLTVIEDHLDTWPGTLVVVSHDRYFLERVTDTVYELPGDASIRMLVRGVEDYQPRDPANRRPGVQTGASSRGSRPEPGVSSRGSRPETGVSSRGSRPEAGASSRGSRPERSEGSRPDAAPPAPSRGSSPDTAPRVGGAEERAAQKEIARLDRQIARLTERADAIQAEMAAHASDVDLLTSLTGDLSTVVAERETLEERWMELADLIG, encoded by the coding sequence GTGACCCCACCGCAGAATCTCGTCAACCTCGACGCTGTGGACAAGGCCCACGGGACCCGGACCCTGCTCGACGGGGTCAGTCTCGGCGTCGGGGCGCAGGACCGGATCGGCATCGTCGGCCGCAACGGCGGAGGCAAGACCACGCTCCTGCGGGTGCTGGCGCGGATCGAGCCCGCCGATGCCGGCCGCGTCACGCACACGCGCGGGCTGGAGGTCGGCTTCCTCCACCAGTCGGACGTCCTCCACGACACCCACACGGTGCGCGAGGCCGTGCTGGGCGGCAAGGCCGACCACGAGTGGGCCGCCGACGCGACCACGCGCGAGATCGTCACGGTCCTGCTCGAAGGGATGTCCCTCGACCGCGTGATCGAAGGGATGTCCGGCGGCGAGCGGCGGCGCGCGTCGCTCGCACGCCTGCTCCTGGGCCAGCACGACCTGCTCGTGCTCGACGAGCCGACGAACCACCTCGACATCGACGCGATCGCATGGCTCGCCCGGCACCTGGTGCGCCGCGACAGCGCGGTCGTCGTGGTCACCCACGACCGGTGGTTCCTGGACGAGGTCGTGAACCACACCTGGGAGGTGCACGACGGCCAGGTCGATGCGTACGACGGTGGCTACGCGGCGTACGTGCTGGCCCGGGCCGAGCGCGACCGGCAGGCGACGGCGACCGAGACACGTCGGCGCAACCTGGTGCGCAAGGAGCTCGCGTGGCTGCGGCGCGGGGCCCCGGCTCGTACGTCGAAGCCCCGCTTCCGCGTCGACGCCGCGAACGCGCTGATCGCCGACGAGCCGGCACCGCGCGACCGGCTGGCGCTCGAGCAGTTCGCGACGCAGCGGCTCGGCCGTGACGTGCTCGACCTCGAGGACGTCTCGCTCACCCGCGGCGACGCGGAGATCCTGGACCGGGTCACGTGGCGGCTCGGGCCGGGCGACCGCGTCGGGCTGGTCGGACCCAACGGCACGGGCAAGACGTCGGTGATGCGCCTGCTCGCCGGCGAGGTCGCGCCCGACGCGGGCCGGGTCAAGCGGGGCCGTACGATCGCGGTCGCGTCGTTGTCCCAGGGGCTGGAGGAGCTGGATCCGACCGAGCGGGTGCTCGAGGCCGTGTCGGCCCCCGAGCTGAGGGCGACGTCGTTGCTGGAGGGATTCGGTTTCACCGGCGACCTGCTGACCGCCCGGATCGGCGACCTGTCAGGCGGGGAACGGCGCCGCCTCCAGGTGCTGCGGCTGCTGGCGAGCGAGCCGAACGTCCTCCTGCTCGACGAGCCCACGAACGACCTGGACATCGACACGCTCACCGTGATCGAGGACCACCTCGACACCTGGCCGGGCACGCTCGTCGTGGTCTCGCACGACCGCTACTTCCTCGAGCGCGTCACCGACACCGTGTACGAGCTCCCCGGCGACGCGTCGATCCGGATGCTCGTCCGCGGGGTGGAGGACTATCAGCCGCGCGACCCTGCGAACCGTCGGCCAGGCGTGCAGACGGGCGCTTCCTCCCGTGGGTCGAGGCCCGAGCCGGGCGTTTCCTCCCGTGGGTCGAGGCCCGAGACGGGCGTTTCCTCCCGTGGGTCGAGGCCCGAGGCGGGCGCTTCCTCCCGTGGGTCGAGGCCCGAGCGGAGCGAGGGATCGAGACCCGACGCCGCTCCGCCGGCTCCGTCCCGCGGGTCGAGTCCCGACACCGCCCCGAGAGTCGGCGGTGCCGAGGAGCGCGCGGCCCAGAAGGAGATCGCACGGCTCGACCGGCAGATCGCGCGGCTGACCGAGCGCGCCGACGCGATCCAGGCCGAGATGGCAGCCCACGCGAGCGACGTGGACCTCCTGACCTCCCTCACCGGGGACCTGAGCACGGTCGTTGCGGAGCGGGAGACGCTCGAGGAGCGCTGGATGGAGCTTGCGGACCTGATCGGCTAG
- a CDS encoding 4-(cytidine 5'-diphospho)-2-C-methyl-D-erythritol kinase encodes MRSVTARVPAKINLCLGVGPRRADGFHPLATVYQAVDLCDEVRATAVDDDGVTVTVHLDADRSRESGLVPVDADNLAVRAALALREAAGTTDGAALSIRKSIPVMGGMAGGSADAAAALVACDALWGLATPRSELEAIAATLGSDVPFLLHGGTALGGGRGEEVSPVLARGRFHWVFAIAGQGLSTAEVYARFDRLHGEDVAEPEVPTALLSALAAGDAPRLGRALTNDLQDPALSLRPELADVFEVAEDASALGTLVSGSGPTVMVLAEDGQHAAEIARALLASGTCADAVQADAPEHGAHLV; translated from the coding sequence GTGCGTAGCGTGACGGCGCGGGTCCCCGCGAAGATCAACCTGTGCCTCGGGGTGGGTCCCCGCCGGGCCGACGGTTTCCACCCGCTCGCGACCGTCTACCAGGCGGTCGACCTGTGCGACGAGGTCCGTGCCACCGCGGTCGACGACGACGGGGTCACCGTGACCGTGCACCTCGACGCCGACCGCAGCCGGGAGTCGGGCCTCGTCCCGGTCGACGCCGACAACCTCGCGGTCCGTGCCGCGCTCGCGCTCCGCGAGGCCGCCGGCACCACCGACGGCGCGGCGCTGTCGATCCGCAAGTCGATCCCGGTGATGGGCGGGATGGCCGGCGGGTCCGCGGACGCCGCTGCCGCCCTCGTGGCGTGCGACGCGCTGTGGGGCCTGGCGACCCCCCGCTCCGAGCTGGAGGCGATCGCGGCGACGCTCGGATCGGACGTGCCGTTCCTCCTGCACGGCGGGACGGCGCTCGGCGGCGGGCGCGGCGAGGAGGTCAGCCCGGTGCTCGCGCGCGGCCGGTTCCACTGGGTCTTCGCGATCGCGGGACAGGGGCTGTCGACGGCCGAGGTCTACGCCCGGTTCGACCGGCTGCACGGCGAGGACGTCGCCGAGCCCGAGGTCCCCACCGCGCTGCTGTCCGCGCTGGCGGCGGGTGATGCGCCCCGGCTCGGGCGCGCCCTCACCAACGACCTCCAGGACCCGGCGCTGTCGCTGCGACCCGAGCTGGCCGACGTGTTCGAGGTCGCCGAGGACGCCTCGGCGCTCGGCACGCTGGTCTCCGGGTCGGGACCCACGGTGATGGTGCTGGCCGAGGACGGACAGCACGCCGCCGAGATCGCACGGGCCCTGCTCGCCTCGGGGACGTGCGCGGACGCCGTCCAGGCCGATGCGCCCGAGCACGGCGCGCACCTGGTCTGA
- the rsmA gene encoding 16S rRNA (adenine(1518)-N(6)/adenine(1519)-N(6))-dimethyltransferase RsmA yields the protein MAALRRSAGAPHLSTDVRLLGAGDVRRLAEELGVAPTKKRGQNFVIDANTVRRIVRAAGVDGDDVVLEVGPGLGSLTLALLETVRSVVAVEVDERLAAALPATVAEHAPVRADDLHVVSADALRVTELPGPAPTALVANLPYNVSVPVLLHLFETVPTLRHGLVMVQAEVADRLTAAPGSRTYGVPSVKAAWYAELRPAGRVGRNVFWPAPNVDSGLVAWTHHEPPADADRARVFAVVDAAFAQRRKTLRSALAGIAGGADAAEAALRTAGVSPQARGEQLDLAAYVAITRALA from the coding sequence GTGGCCGCACTGCGCCGCTCAGCTGGGGCTCCCCACCTGAGCACCGACGTCCGGCTCCTCGGCGCGGGTGACGTCCGTCGCCTCGCCGAGGAGCTCGGCGTCGCCCCGACGAAGAAGCGCGGCCAGAACTTCGTCATCGACGCCAACACGGTCCGGCGGATCGTCCGCGCCGCCGGCGTCGACGGCGACGACGTCGTGCTCGAGGTCGGCCCCGGCCTCGGGTCCCTGACGCTCGCGCTGCTCGAGACCGTGCGCTCGGTCGTCGCGGTCGAGGTCGACGAGCGGCTCGCCGCGGCGCTCCCGGCGACCGTCGCCGAGCACGCCCCCGTCCGCGCCGACGACCTGCACGTCGTGAGCGCGGACGCCCTCCGGGTCACCGAGCTCCCCGGTCCGGCGCCGACGGCGCTGGTCGCCAACCTCCCGTACAACGTCTCGGTCCCCGTGCTGCTGCACCTGTTCGAGACCGTCCCGACGCTGCGGCACGGGCTGGTCATGGTGCAGGCCGAGGTCGCCGACCGGCTGACCGCCGCGCCCGGCTCCCGGACGTACGGGGTGCCGTCGGTCAAGGCCGCCTGGTACGCGGAGCTGCGGCCGGCGGGACGCGTCGGCCGGAACGTCTTCTGGCCGGCCCCGAACGTCGACTCCGGACTCGTGGCCTGGACCCATCACGAACCGCCCGCGGACGCCGACCGCGCCCGCGTCTTCGCCGTGGTCGACGCGGCGTTCGCGCAGCGCCGCAAGACGCTGCGCAGCGCCCTCGCGGGGATCGCCGGCGGCGCCGACGCGGCCGAGGCGGCCCTCCGCACGGCCGGGGTGTCGCCGCAGGCCCGCGGTGAGCAGCTCGACCTCGCGGCGTACGTCGCGATCACCCGTGCCCTGGCCTGA
- a CDS encoding resuscitation-promoting factor — protein MRSRLVVAALSATVVAAIVAGVLAYTAASKTITLSIDGKAEQIRTFGGTVSDVLDDEGIETGSRDVVAPSPDSSISDGTKVTVQYARQFVVAIDGDEQSYWTTALNVEDALAQLGIRPHAQAELSTSRSASLPRDGLTLEITNPNQITLVADGAKRKVFTPGATVRDALNGIGITLGKLDEVKPRLGKQVTDGMKVKVVRIAKKTKTKTEAIDYRTKVREDDSMAEGKVKVVREGRTGEARVTYEIIRADGKVRSREVVKTVVLSKPRAQIERHGTKSEPSTPSVDPGGNSVWDQLAQCESGGNWSINTGNGYYGGLQFNLSTWQAYGGQGYPHENSREQQIAVATKLRDANGGSYGSWPHCAAQLGLPT, from the coding sequence GTGCGCTCCCGACTCGTCGTCGCCGCCCTCAGCGCGACCGTCGTCGCCGCGATCGTGGCCGGCGTCCTGGCCTACACCGCGGCCAGCAAGACCATCACCCTCAGCATCGACGGCAAGGCCGAGCAGATCCGTACGTTCGGCGGCACCGTCAGCGACGTGCTCGACGACGAAGGGATCGAGACCGGCTCCCGCGACGTGGTCGCGCCCTCGCCCGACTCCTCGATCAGCGACGGCACGAAGGTGACGGTGCAGTACGCCCGCCAGTTCGTCGTCGCCATCGACGGCGACGAGCAGTCCTACTGGACCACCGCGCTCAACGTCGAGGACGCGCTCGCCCAGCTCGGGATCCGTCCGCACGCCCAGGCCGAGCTCTCCACGAGTCGCAGCGCGAGCCTGCCCCGCGACGGTCTGACGCTCGAGATCACCAACCCGAACCAGATCACGCTCGTCGCCGACGGCGCCAAGCGGAAGGTCTTCACGCCCGGCGCGACGGTCCGCGACGCCCTGAACGGCATCGGGATCACGCTCGGCAAGCTCGACGAGGTCAAGCCGCGGCTCGGCAAGCAGGTCACCGACGGCATGAAGGTCAAGGTCGTCCGGATCGCGAAGAAGACCAAGACCAAGACCGAGGCGATCGACTACCGGACCAAGGTCCGCGAGGACGACTCGATGGCCGAGGGCAAGGTCAAGGTCGTCCGCGAGGGACGGACCGGCGAGGCACGCGTCACGTACGAGATCATCCGTGCCGACGGCAAGGTGCGAAGCCGTGAGGTCGTCAAGACCGTCGTGCTGAGCAAGCCCCGCGCCCAGATCGAGCGCCACGGCACCAAGTCCGAGCCGTCCACCCCCTCGGTCGACCCCGGCGGCAACTCGGTGTGGGACCAGCTCGCCCAGTGCGAGTCCGGCGGCAACTGGAGCATCAACACCGGCAACGGCTACTACGGCGGCCTGCAGTTCAACCTCAGCACCTGGCAGGCGTACGGCGGCCAGGGCTACCCGCACGAGAACTCGCGGGAGCAGCAGATCGCGGTGGCGACCAAGCTCCGCGACGCCAACGGCGGCAGCTACGGCTCGTGGCCGCACTGCGCCGCTCAGCTGGGGCTCCCCACCTGA